The following coding sequences are from one Musa acuminata AAA Group cultivar baxijiao chromosome BXJ2-4, Cavendish_Baxijiao_AAA, whole genome shotgun sequence window:
- the LOC135608696 gene encoding pentatricopeptide repeat-containing protein At4g21065-like: MADVYSLGHAMQLHALIIKTRNSHHHYSSPGHSFATNAVVRAYARSERPRDALLFFLHLQQHAPLPDHFTVTFLLASCARRCAASEGRQLHALAHKCGFKADRHVQNSLIHMYCSCGQVDQAAKVFDGMANRDVVSWTSMIGGAAEVNRPLYALRLFDSMLSDGVTPNDVTVVSVLGACAEVGSLSVGRRVHQMTVQARLDSKPKVATSLIDMYAKCGCIVCAERLFEQMGNKDVYAWTAMISGLASHGRCDDALSLFHQMVDVGVQPNERTVTAALCACRSAGWVTEGYRIYNYMHRYGLRPKIQHYGCMVDLLARAGNLDEAEGFLRRMPIEPDSVLWRTLIWASRLHGEHDRAERLMTEWQQLEVNTTDSGSYVLIGNIYASMGDWGKKARIRESMASKNINKLPGYSRIEVDGVLHEFEAGDSGHPEAHKIYEKINEMMEKIKLEGYHPKASEVLLDMEDNKKVLQLHHHSERLAVAFGLLSTNPGEKILVVKNLRSCEDCHTVMKLVSKVYDREITVRDRIRFHHFVNGSCSCRDFW; the protein is encoded by the coding sequence ATGGCAGACGTCTACTCTCTCGGCCATGCAATGCAGCTCCATGCTCTAATCATCAAAACCAGGAACAGTCACCACCATTACTCTTCCCCTGGACACTCCTTCGCCACCAACGCCGTCGTCCGAGCTTACGCCCGGTCCGAGCGGCCCCGAGatgccctcctcttcttcctccacctccaACAACACGCCCCCCTCCCCGACCACTTCACTGTCACGTTCCTCCTCGCCTCCTGCGCCCGTCGCTGCGCCGCCTCCGAGGGCCGGCAGCTCCACGCCCTGGCCCACAAGTGCGGCTTTAAAGCCGATCGCCACGTGCAGAATTCCCTCATCCACATGTATTGTAGCTGCGGCCAGGTCGACCAGGCAGCCAAGGTATTCGACGGAATGGCTAACAGGGACGTCGTCTCTTGGACCTCCATGATCGGGGGAGCCGCCGAGGTGAACCGACCTCTCTATGCACTTCGTTTGTTCGACTCCATGCTGAGCGATGGAGTCACCCCAAATGATGTGACAGTCGTGTCTGTACTCGGAGCTTGTGCAGAGGTGGGATCTCTGAGCGTTGGCCGCCGAGTGCATCAGATGACTGTACAAGCAAGGCTTGACTCTAAACCTAAGGTTGCAACGTCTCTGATAGACATGTATGCAAAATGTGGCTGCATTGTCTGTGCAGAGAGGCTATTTGAACAGATGGGCAATAAGGATGTTTACGCATGGACAGCCATGATTTCTGGACTTGCAAGCCATGGGAGGTGCGACGATGCTCTCAGCCTGTTCCATCAGATGGTAGACGTGGGAGTGCAGCCTAACGAGAGGACTGTCACTGCAGCACTATGCGCTTGCAGGAGTGCAGGGTGGGTCACAGAGGGCTATCGTATCTATAATTACATGCATCGGTATGGGCTGAGGCCAAAGATTCAGCATTACGGATGCATGGTTGATCTACTTGCCCGAGCTGGGAATTTAGATGAAGCTGAAGGATTTCTTCGAAGGATGCCAATAGAGCCTGACAGTGTTTTGTGGAGGACACTGATTTGGGCATCAAGGTTACATGGAGAACATGACCGAGCAGAGCGTCTGATGACAGAGTGGCAGCAGCTTGAGGTGAACACAACTGATAGTGGAAGCTACGTGCTGATTGGTAACATATATGCTTCTATGGGGGATTGGGGAAAGAAGGCAAGAATTAGGGAGTCAATGGCTTCTAAAAATATCAACAAACTCCCTGGTTATAGTAGGATAGAAGTTGATGGAGTGTTACATGAGTTTGAGGCAGGGGATAGCGGGCATCCGGAAGCACATAAGATATATGAGAAAATCAATGAAATGATGGAGAAAATAAAATTGGAAGGTTATCATCCCAAAGCATCTGAGGTGTTGCTTGATATGGAAGATAATAAGAAAGTTTTGCAACTGCATCACCATAGTGAGAGACTTGCAGTGGCATTTGGGTTGCTCAGCACTAACCCAGGGGAGAAAATCCTGGTTGTGAAGAACTTGAGGTCTTGTGAGGATTGCCACACTGTAATGAAGCTTGTTTCTAAGGTCTATGATCGGGAGATAACCGTTAGGGATAGAATCAGGTTCCATCACTTCGTCAATGGTTCCTGTTCTTGCAGGGATTTCTGGTAA